In a single window of the Pithys albifrons albifrons isolate INPA30051 chromosome 19, PitAlb_v1, whole genome shotgun sequence genome:
- the LOC139680957 gene encoding myosin heavy chain, skeletal muscle, adult-like, whose protein sequence is MASGDAELAIFGEAAPYLRKSEKERIEAQNKPFDAKSSVFVVHPKESFVKGTIQSRESGKVTVKTEGGETLTVKEDQIFSMNPPKYDKIEDMAMMTHLHEPAVLYNLKERYAAWMIYTYSGLFCVTVNPYKWLPVYNPEVVLAYRGKKRQEAPPHIFSISDNAYQFMLTDRENQSILITGESGAGKTVNTKRVIQYFATIAASGEKKKDEQTSGKMQGTLEDQIISANPLLEAFGNAKTVRNDNSSRFGKFIRIHFGATGKLASADIETYLLEKSRVTFQLKAERSYHIFYQIMSNKKPELIDMLLITTNPYDFHYVSQGEVTVPSIDDQEELMATDSAIDILGFTADEKTAIYKLTGAVMHYGNLKFKQKQREEQAEPDGTEVADKAAYLMGLNSAELLKALCYPRVKVGNEYVTKGQNVTQVNNSVGALAKAVFEKMFLWMVIRINQQLDTKQPRQYFIGVLDIAGFEIFDFNSFEQLCINFTNEKLQQFFNHHMFVLEQEEYKKEGIEWEFIDFGMDLAACIELIEKPMGIFSILEEECMFPKATDTSFKNKLYDQHLGKSNNFQKPKPAKGKVEAHFSLVHYAGTVDYNISGWLEKNKDPLNETVIGLYQKSSVKTLALLFANYGGADGGGGGKKGGKKKGSSFQTVSALFRENLNKLMANLRSTHPHFVRCIIPNETKTPGAMEHELVLHQLRCNGVLEGIRICRKGFPSRVLYADFKQRYRVLNASAIPEGQFMDNKKASEKLLGSIDVDHTQYRFGHTKVFFKAGLIGVLEEMRDEKLAEIMTMIQARCRGFLMRVEYKKMVERRESIFCIQYNVRSFMNVKHWPWMKLFFKIKPLLKSAESEKEMANMKQEFEKTKEELAKSEAKRKELEEKMASLMQEKNDLQLQVQAEADSLADAEERCDQLIKTKIQLEAKIKEVTERAEDEEEINAELTAKKRKLEDECSELKKDIDDLELTLAKVEKEKHATENKVKNLTEEMSALDETIAKLTKEKKALQEAHQQTLDDLQVEEDKVNTLTKAKTKLEQQVDDLEGSLEQEKKLRMDLERAKRKLEGDLKLAQDSIMDLENDKQQLDEKLKKKDFEISQIQSKIEDEQALGMQLQKKIKELQARIEELEEEIEAERTSRAKAEKHRADLSRELEEISERLEEAGGATAAQVEMNKKREAEFQKMRRDLEEATLQHEATAAALRKKHADSTAELGEQIDNLQRVKQKLEKEKSELKMEIDDLASNMESVSKAKANLEKMCRTLEDQLSELKTKEEQNQRMINDLNTQRARLQTESGEYSRQVEEKDALISQLSRGKQGFTQQIEELKRHLEEEIKAKNALAHALQSARHDCDLLREQYEEEQEAKGELQRALSKANGEVAQWRTKYETDAIQRTEELEEAKKKLAQRLQDAEEHVEAVNAKCASLEKTKQRLQNEVEDLMIDVERSNAACAALDKKQKNFDKILAEWKQKYEETQAELEASQKESRSLSTELFKMKNAYEESLDHLETMKRENKNLQQEISDLTEQIAEGGKAIHELEKVKKQIEQEKSELQASLEEAEASLEHEEGKILRLQLELNQVKSEIDRKIAEKDEEIDQLKRNHLRVVDSMQSTLDAEIRSRNEALRLKKKMEGDLNEMEIQLSHANRQAAEAQKNLRNAQAVLKDTQLHLDDALRTQDDLKEQVAMVERRANLLQAEVEELRAALEQTERSRKVAEQELLDATERAQLLHTQNTSLINTKKKLETDISQIQSEMEDTIQEARNAEEKAKKAITDAAMMAEELKKEQDTSAHLERMKKNLDQTVKDLQHRLEEAEQLALKGGKKQIQKLEARVRELEGEVDAEQKRSAEAVKGVRKYERRVKELTYQSEEDRKNVLRLQDLVDKLQMKVKSYKRQAEEAEELSNVNLSKFRKIQHELEEAEERADIAESQVNKLRVKSRDMHGKKIEEEE, encoded by the exons ATGGCATCGGGAGATGCCGAGTTGGCCATTTTTGGGGAGGCGGCTCCGTACCTCCGAAAGTCTGAGAAGGAGAGAATCGAGGCCCAGAACAAGCCTTTTGATGCCAAGTCATCTGTCTTTGTGGTACATCCTAAAGAATCCTTTGTGAAAGGGACAATCCAGAGCAGGGAATCAGGGAAAGTCACCGTCAAGACTGAAGGGGGAGAG acCCTGACCGTGAAGGAAGATCAAATCTTCTCCATGAACCCTCCCAAGTATGACAAAATCGAGGACATGGCCATGATGACCCACCTGCACGAGCCCGCTGTGCTGTACAACCTCAAAGAGCGTTACGCAGCCTGGATGATCTAC ACGTACTCGGGTCTCTTCTGCGTCACTGTCAACCCCTACAAGTGGCTGCCCGTGTACAACCCGGAGGTGGTGTTGGCCTATCGAGGCAAGAAGCGTCAGGAGGCCCCTCCACACATCTTCTCCATCTCTGACAATGCCTATCAGTTCATGCTGACTG ATCGGGAGAACCAGTCGATCCTGATCAC CGGAGAATCCGGTGCTGGGAAGACTGTGAACACAAAGCGTGTCATCCAGTACTTTGCAACAATTGCAGCcagtggggagaagaaaaaagatgagCAAACATCAGGCAAAATGCAG GGAACGCTTGAGGATCAAATCATCAGCGCCAACCCACTGCTGGAGGCCTTTGGAAACGCCAAGACTGTGAGGAATGACAACTCCTCACGCTTT GGCAAATTCATCAGAATCCATTTTGGTGCCACAGGCAAACTGGCTTCTGCTGACATTGAAACAT ATCTGCTGGAGAAGTCCAGAGTCACTTTCCAGCTCAAGGCGGAAAGAAGCTACCACATCTTTTATCAGATCATGTCCAACAAGAAGCCGGAGCTAATTG ACATGCTCCTCATCACCACCAACCCGTATGATTTCCACTATGTGAGTCAAGGGGAGGTCACTGTTCCCAGCATTGATGACCAGGAGGAGCTCATGGCTACAGAT AGTGCCATTGACATCCTGGGCTTCACTGCTGATGAAAAGACAGCCATCTACAAGCTGACAGGGGCTGTCATGCACTATGGGAACCTGAAGTTCAAACAGAAGCAGCgtgaggagcaggcagagcctgATGGCACTGAAG TGGCTGACAAGGCTGCCTACCTGATGGGCCTTAACTCAGCTGAATTGCTCAAAGCCCTCTGTTATCCTCGAGTCAAGGTTGGGAATGAATATGTGACCAAAGGTCAAAACGTGACACAG gTGAACAATTCCGTGGGTGCCCTGGCAAAGGCTGTGTTTGAGAAGATGTTCCTGTGGATGGTTATTCGCATCAACCAACAGCTGGATACGAAGCAGCCCAGGCAGTACTTCATTGGTGTCCTGGACATCGCTGGCTTTGAGATCTTTGAT TTCAACAGCTTTGAGCAGCTGTGCATCAACTTCACCAATGAGAAACTGCAACAGTTCTTCAACCACCACATGTtcgtgctggagcaggaggagtaCAAGAAGGAGGGAATTGAATGGGAGTTCATTGACTTTGGGATGGACTTGGCTGCCTGCATTGAGCTCATTGAGAAG CCCATGGGCATCTTCTCCATCCTGGAAGAGGAGTGCATGTTCCCCAAGGCAACTGACACCTCTTTCAAGAACAAGCTCTATGACCAGCACCTGGGCAAGTCCAACAACTTCCAGAAGCCCAAACCTGCCAAAGGCAAGGTTGAGGCCCACTTCTCCCTGGTGCACTACGCTGGCACAGTGGACTACAACATCTCTGGGTGGCTGGAGAAGAACAAGGACCCTCTGAATGAAACTGTCATTGGGCTGTACCAGAAATCATCTGTGAAGACCCTGGCCTTACTCTTTGCCAACTATGGTGGAGCTGAT ggtggtggtggtggcaagAAAGGAGGCAAGAAGAAGGGTTCTTCTTTCCAGACTGTCTCAGCTCTTTTTAGG GAGAATTTAAACAAACTGATGGCCAACCTGAGGAGCACCCACCCCCACTTTGTACGGTGTATCAtcccaaatgaaacaaaaacaccTG GTGCCATGGAGCACGAGCTGGTGTTGCATCAGCTGCGCTGTAACGGTGTGCTGGAAGGGATCAGGATTTGCAGGAAAGGGTTCCCCAGCAGAGTCCTCTATGCTGACTTCAAACAGAG ATACAGGGTGCTTAATGCCAGTGCTATTCCAGAAGGTCAGTTTATGGACAACAAGAAGGCTTCAGAGAAGCTTCTTGGGTCCATTGATGTGGACCACACCCAGTACAGATTTGGTCACACCAAG GTGTTCTTCAAAGCTGGGTTGATAGGTGTGCTGGAGGAGATGAGAGACGAGAAACTAGCAGAGATTATGACCATGATACAAGCCAGGTGCAGGGGCTTCCTGATGAGAGTGGAATATAAGAAAATGGTGGAAAGGAG AGAGTCCATCTTCTGCATTCAGTACAATGTTCGTTCATTCATGAACGTCAAACACTGGCCCTGGATGAAGTTGTTCTTCAAGATCAAGCCCTTGTTGAAGAGTGCAGAGTCTGAGAAGGAAATGGCCAACATGAAACAAGAGTTTGAAAAAACCAAGGAAGAGCTTGCAAAGTCTGAGGCAAaaaggaaggagctggaggagaaaatGGCTTCTCTAATGCAGGAGAAAAACGACCTGCAGCTCCAAGTGCAGGCT GAAGCAGATAGCTTggctgatgctgaggaaaggtGTGATCAGCtcatcaaaaccaaaatccaacTGGAAGCCAAAATTAAGGAGGTGACTGAAAGggctgaggatgaggaggaaatCAATGCTGAGCTGACAGCCAAGAAGAGGAAACTGGAGGATGAATGTTCAGAGCTGAAGAAAGATATTGATGACCTTGAGCTAACACTGGCCAAGGTGGAGAAGGAGAAACACGCCACTGAAAACAAG GTGAAAAACCTCACAGAGGAAATGTCAGCCCTGGATGAAACCATTGCCAAGCtgacaaaagagaagaaagcccTCCAAGAGGCCCATCAGCAGACCCTGGATGACCTGCAGGTAGAAGAAGACAAAGTCAACACACTGACCAAAGCCAAGAccaagctggagcagcaagTGGATGAT CTGGAAGGGTCCCTGGAGCAAGAGAAGAAACTGCGCATGGACCTGGAGAGAGCCAAGAGGAAACTGGAAGGAGACCTGAAGCTGGCCCAGGACAGCATCATGGACCTGGAGAATGATAAGCAGCAGCTGGATGAGAAACTGAAGAA GAAAGACTTTGAAATCAGCCAGATCCAGAGCAAAATCGAGGATGAACAAGCCCTGGGCATGCAACTCCAGAAGAAGATCAAGGAGCTGCAG GCCCGTATTGAGGAACTGGAGGAGGAAATCGAGGCCGAGCGAACCTCTCGCGCTAAAGCAGAGAAGCATCGCGCTGACCTGTcgagggagctggaggagatcAGCGAGCGCCTGGAGGAAGCAGGAGGGGCGACGGCAGCTCAGGTGGAGATGAACAAGAAGCGGGAGGCAGAGTTCCAGAAGATGCGGCGGGACCTGGAAGAGGCCACGCTGCAGCACGAAGCCACGGCTGCCGCCCTGCGGAAGAAGCACGCGGACAGCACGGCTGAGCTCGGGGAGCAGATCGACAACCTGCAACGCGTGAAgcagaagctggagaaggagaagagcgAGCTCAAGATGGAGATTGATGACTTGGCCAGTAACATGGAGTCTGTCTCCAAAGCCAAG GCAAACCTGGAGAAGATGTGTCGCACACTTGAAGATCAGCTGAGTGAGTTAAAAACAAAGGAGGAGCAGAATCAGCGCATGATCAATGACCTCAATACGCAAAGAGCTCGTCTGCAGACAGAGTCAG GTGAATATTCCCGCCAAGTGGAGGAAAAAGATGCTCTGATTTCTCAGCTGTCTAGGGGCAAGCAAGGATTTACCCAACAGATTGAGGAACTCAAGAGACATCTAGAGGAAGAAATCAAG GCCAAGAACGCCCTGGCCCACGCCCTGCAGTCCGCTCGCCACGACTGTGACTTGCTCCGGGAACAAtatgaggaggagcaggaagccAAGGGGGAGCTGCAGCGCGCCCTGTCCAAGGCCAACGGCGAAGTGGCCCAGTGGAGAACCAAATACGAGACGGACGCGATCCAGCGCACGGAGGAGCTCGAGGAGGCCAA GAAGAAGCTGGCCCAGCGCCTGCAGGATGCAGAGGAACACGTTGAAGCTGTCAATGCCAAATGTGCCTCCCTGgaaaagacaaagcagaggctgcagaatgAAGTGGAGGACCTGATGATTGATGTGGAGCGATCCaatgctgcctgtgctgctctggacaAGAAGCAGAAGAACTTTGACAAG ATCCTGGCAGAATGGAAGCAGAAGTATGAGGAAACGCAGGCTGAGCTGGAGGCCTCCCAGAAGGAGTCTCGCTCTCTCAGCACGGAGCTGTTCAAGATGAAGAATGCCTATGAGGAGTCCTTGGACCACCTGGAAACAATGAAGCGGGAGAACAAGAACTTGCAGC AGGAGATTTCTGACCTCACGGAGCAGATTGCGGAGGGTGGAAAGGCAATTCATGAGCTGGAGAAAGTCAAGAAGCAAATTGAGCAGGAGAAATCTGAACTGCAAGCCTCCCTGGAGGAAGCTGAG GCCTCCCTGGAACATGAAGAGGGCAAGATCCTGCGCCTGCAGCTTGAGCTCAACCAGGTGAAGTCTGAGATTGACAGGAAGATAGCAGAGAAGGATGAGGAGATCGACCAGCTGAAGAGAAACCACCTCCGAGTTGTGGACTCCATGCAAAGCACCCTGGATGCTGAGATCAGGAGCAGGAATGAAGCCCTGAGGCTGAAGAAGAAGATGGAGGGAGACCTGAATGAGATGGAGATCCAGCTCAGCCATGCCAACCGCCAGGCTGCCGAGGCACAAAAGAATCTGAGAAATGCACAGGCTGTGCTCAAG GACACTCAGCTGCACTTGGACGATGCTCTCAGGACCCAGGATGACCTGAAGGAGCAGGTGGCCATGGTGGAGCGCAGAGCAAACCTGCTGCAGGCTGAAGTTGAAGAGCTCCGGGCAGCACTGGAGCAGACAGAGAGGTCGAGGAAAGTGGCCGAGCAGGAGCTTCTGGATGCCACAGAACGTGCGCAGCTCCTCCATACCCAG aACACCAGCCTGATCAACACCAAGAAGAAGCTGGAGACAGACATCTCCCAGATTCAGAGTGAAATGGAGGATACAATCCAGGAGGCCCGCAATGCTGAAGAGAAGGCCAAGAAGGCCATCACAGAT GCGGCCATGATGGCAGAAGAGCTGAAGAAGGAGCAGGACACCAGTGCCCACCTGGAGAGGATGAAGAAGAACCTGGACCAGACAGTGAAGGACCTGCAGCATCGTCTGGAAGAGGCCGAGCAGTTGGCCCTGAAGGGAGGCAAGAAGCAAATCCAGAAGCTGGAGGCCAGG GTGCGGGAGCTGGAAGGGGAGGTGGATGCTGAGCAGAAGCGCAGCGCTGAAGCCGTGAAGGGTGTGCGCAAGTACGAGAGGAGGGTGAAGGAACTCACCTACCAG TCTGAGGAAGACAGGAAGAATGTTCTCAGGCTGCAGGATCTGGTGGACAAGCTGCAAATGAAGGTGAAATCCTACAAGAGACAAGCTGAGGAAGCT gAGGAGCTGTCCAATGTGAACCTCTCCAAGTTCCGCAAGATCCAGCACGAGCTGGAGGAAGCCGAGGAACGGGCTGACATTGCAGAGTCGCAGGTCAACAAGCTCCGAGTGAAGAGCCGGGACATGCATGGCAAAAAGATAGAAGAGGAAGAGTGA